In one Sphingobium indicum B90A genomic region, the following are encoded:
- the fabF gene encoding beta-ketoacyl-ACP synthase II has product MRRVVVTGLGMVSPLGGDVETTWKNIIASKSGAATITRFDASEYKCRIACEVKPADHEYGYDAGLDVDHKIQRQVDPFIVYGISAASQALRDAGLDDMSEEERLRAGCSIGSGIGGLPGIESESLVLANRGPGRVSPHFVHGRLINLISGQVSIKYGLMGPNHAVVTACSTGAHSIGDAARMIALDDADVMLAGGAESAICPIGIAGFAQARALSTAFNDSPEKASRPYDVNRDGFVMGEGAGVVVLEEYERAKARGAKIYAEVVGYGLSGDAYHVTAPHPEGHGAYRSMEMALKKSGLGLGDIDYVNAHGTSTPLGDELELGAVKRLFGDHLGTMSMSSTKSAIGHLLGGAGAVESIFCILALRDQIVPPTLNLDEPSESCKGVDLVPHVAKERKVRAVLNNSFGFGGTNASLIMKAV; this is encoded by the coding sequence ATGCGTCGTGTTGTCGTAACCGGCCTTGGCATGGTCAGCCCGCTTGGCGGGGATGTGGAAACGACCTGGAAGAACATCATCGCGTCCAAGTCCGGCGCGGCGACGATCACGCGCTTCGACGCCAGTGAGTATAAGTGCCGCATCGCCTGCGAAGTGAAGCCGGCGGATCATGAATATGGCTATGACGCCGGGCTGGACGTCGATCACAAGATCCAGCGGCAGGTCGACCCCTTCATCGTCTACGGCATTTCCGCCGCCAGCCAGGCGCTGCGCGACGCGGGGCTGGACGATATGAGCGAGGAGGAGCGGCTGCGCGCCGGCTGCTCCATCGGCTCGGGCATCGGCGGCCTGCCGGGCATCGAAAGCGAATCGCTGGTGCTGGCGAACCGTGGGCCGGGCCGGGTCAGTCCGCATTTCGTCCATGGCCGCCTGATCAACCTGATCTCCGGGCAGGTTTCGATCAAATATGGCCTGATGGGCCCCAACCATGCCGTCGTCACCGCCTGTTCGACCGGCGCACATTCCATCGGCGACGCCGCCCGCATGATCGCGCTGGACGATGCCGACGTGATGCTGGCCGGCGGCGCGGAAAGCGCGATCTGCCCCATCGGCATCGCCGGATTCGCGCAGGCGCGCGCGCTCTCGACCGCCTTCAACGACAGCCCGGAAAAGGCTTCGCGACCCTATGACGTCAACCGCGACGGCTTCGTCATGGGCGAGGGCGCGGGCGTGGTCGTGCTGGAGGAATATGAGCGGGCCAAGGCGCGCGGCGCGAAAATCTATGCCGAAGTGGTCGGCTATGGCTTGTCGGGCGACGCCTATCACGTGACCGCCCCCCATCCGGAGGGCCATGGCGCCTATCGTTCGATGGAGATGGCGCTCAAGAAATCGGGCCTGGGCCTGGGCGACATCGATTATGTGAACGCGCATGGCACCTCGACGCCTCTGGGCGACGAACTGGAACTGGGCGCGGTGAAGCGGCTGTTCGGCGATCATCTGGGCACCATGTCGATGAGTTCGACCAAGTCGGCCATCGGCCACCTGCTGGGCGGCGCTGGCGCGGTGGAGAGCATCTTCTGCATCCTGGCGCTGCGCGACCAGATCGTGCCGCCGACGCTGAACCTCGACGAGCCGAGCGAAAGCTGCAAGGGCGTCGACCTGGTCCCGCATGTCGCCAAGGAACGCAAGGTGCGGGCCGTGCTGAACAACAGCTTCGGTTTCGGCGGGACCAACGCCTCCCTCATCATGAAGGCGGTCTGA
- a CDS encoding peptidylprolyl isomerase, whose product MLSVFRRFIRSKLGAFAALIFLGIIAAAFIMGDITSGKFGSSMGGGETAARAGGARLTMTEFQDRVQRVFENARRSNPGLQIGDFLAQGGAAQVYDQLVASMTLKEYASDQKVHISKRLVDAQIAQIPAFQDAAGNFSQENFRQLLLRERITEQALRDDISREILERQMLAPLGLGVKLTDSMVLPYASLLLEARQGTIAVIPATAFKDIADPTDAQLDDFYRKNAARYTIPEQRRIRYAVIDAERFAQAAQPTDAEIASYYNQNKAAYAAKESRSFEQLILPTQAAAKAIADQVKGGKSLAAAAQSAGLSVSELKDQSREALASAASAAVANAGFAAKQGELVGPLRGSLGWVLLRVTAVSTTPARALAAVRDEIVAALRAQKEKRLLNDFTGKIEDQIANGGSFDEVVKDNGLKLETTPFLVSSGKQVEDAAYQVPADVKPLLAPVFGMSQDDDAQLVPIVAEKRYALAAPGDIQAAAPPPLAKVKPLVAMQYKLAQGNEKAKALAEQIRAKVAKGMKLDEAVASAGVALPRPQVVGGRRADIMRDGQRPPAEVAMLFTMATNSVKTLPAGQDRGYFVVQLNGIKRGDAGSDKALVNQVRDQLSEVVGQEYGQQFERAVEKELGVKRNPNAVASVQRALASANGGGQ is encoded by the coding sequence ATGCTTTCAGTCTTTCGCCGTTTCATCCGCTCCAAATTGGGCGCCTTTGCGGCCCTGATCTTCCTGGGGATCATCGCGGCCGCCTTCATCATGGGGGACATCACGAGCGGCAAGTTCGGATCGTCCATGGGCGGCGGCGAAACCGCGGCCAGGGCGGGCGGAGCGCGCCTCACCATGACCGAATTCCAGGACCGGGTGCAGCGCGTGTTCGAAAATGCGCGCCGGTCCAATCCGGGGTTGCAGATCGGCGACTTCCTGGCGCAGGGCGGCGCGGCGCAGGTCTATGACCAGCTTGTCGCGTCGATGACGCTGAAGGAATATGCGAGCGACCAGAAGGTCCATATCTCCAAGCGGCTGGTCGATGCCCAGATCGCGCAGATCCCCGCCTTCCAGGATGCAGCCGGCAATTTCAGCCAGGAGAATTTCCGGCAGTTGCTGCTGCGCGAACGGATCACCGAGCAGGCGCTGCGCGACGACATCAGCCGGGAGATATTGGAGCGCCAGATGCTCGCCCCCTTGGGACTCGGCGTGAAGCTGACCGACTCCATGGTGCTGCCCTATGCCTCGCTGCTGCTGGAGGCGCGCCAGGGCACCATCGCCGTCATTCCCGCCACCGCTTTCAAGGACATCGCCGACCCGACCGACGCGCAGCTTGACGACTTCTACAGGAAGAATGCGGCGCGCTACACCATTCCGGAACAGCGCCGCATCCGCTATGCCGTGATCGACGCCGAACGCTTCGCCCAGGCGGCGCAGCCGACCGATGCGGAAATCGCCAGCTATTACAACCAGAACAAGGCAGCCTATGCCGCGAAGGAAAGCCGCAGCTTCGAGCAGTTGATCCTGCCGACGCAGGCCGCCGCGAAGGCGATCGCGGATCAGGTGAAGGGCGGCAAGTCGCTCGCCGCCGCAGCGCAATCGGCCGGCCTCTCCGTCTCCGAACTGAAGGACCAGAGCCGGGAGGCGCTGGCCTCCGCCGCGTCCGCCGCCGTCGCCAATGCCGGTTTTGCCGCGAAACAGGGCGAGCTGGTGGGGCCGCTGCGTGGATCGCTGGGCTGGGTGCTGCTGCGGGTCACGGCGGTCAGCACGACCCCGGCCCGCGCCCTGGCGGCGGTGCGGGACGAGATCGTCGCCGCGCTGCGCGCACAGAAGGAAAAGCGGCTGCTCAACGACTTCACCGGCAAGATAGAGGATCAGATCGCCAATGGCGGCAGCTTCGATGAAGTGGTGAAGGACAATGGCCTGAAGCTGGAGACCACGCCCTTCCTCGTCTCCTCCGGCAAGCAGGTGGAGGATGCCGCCTATCAGGTTCCGGCCGACGTGAAGCCGCTGCTCGCCCCCGTCTTCGGCATGAGCCAGGACGACGACGCGCAACTGGTTCCGATCGTGGCGGAGAAGCGCTATGCGCTGGCCGCGCCCGGCGACATCCAGGCCGCCGCGCCGCCGCCGCTCGCCAAGGTGAAGCCGCTGGTGGCGATGCAGTACAAGCTCGCCCAGGGCAATGAGAAGGCCAAGGCGCTGGCCGAGCAGATCCGCGCCAAGGTCGCCAAGGGCATGAAACTGGACGAGGCGGTCGCCTCCGCCGGCGTCGCCCTGCCCAGGCCGCAAGTGGTGGGCGGCCGCCGCGCCGACATCATGCGCGACGGCCAGCGTCCGCCCGCCGAGGTGGCGATGCTGTTCACCATGGCGACCAACAGCGTGAAGACGCTGCCCGCCGGGCAGGATCGGGGCTATTTCGTGGTGCAGTTGAACGGCATCAAGCGCGGCGACGCGGGCAGCGACAAGGCGCTGGTCAACCAGGTTCGCGACCAGCTCAGCGAAGTGGTGGGCCAGGAATATGGCCAGCAGTTCGAGCGCGCCGTCGAAAAGGAACTGGGCGTCAAGCGCAACCCCAATGCCGTGGCCTCCGTCCAGCGCGCGCTGGCCAGCGCCAATGGCGGCGGTCAGTAA
- a CDS encoding crotonase/enoyl-CoA hydratase family protein → MSSAPVLTSRDGAVLTVTLNMPDRRNPISDPAMVDALCAVFEEAERDLSIRVAILTGAGSAFSSGGDLNAMRPDAGGLRAGLPAQTRRNYRAGIQRLPLLFQALELPVIAAVNGPAIGAGCDLTLMCDVRIAAESAKFAESFVKLGIVSGDGGAWLLPRIVGFSKATELALTGETIDAQEALRIGLVSEVVPDADLLAAARAVADKIAANPPHATRMTKRLLRAAQTAELNQIMEMAGAMQALAHATADHDEAIDAFFERRTPNFKGD, encoded by the coding sequence ATGAGCAGCGCTCCCGTCCTGACCAGCCGCGACGGGGCCGTGTTGACGGTCACGCTCAACATGCCGGACCGGCGCAATCCGATCTCCGATCCGGCGATGGTCGATGCGCTCTGCGCTGTGTTCGAGGAGGCGGAGCGGGATTTGTCGATCCGCGTCGCGATCCTGACCGGGGCGGGGAGCGCCTTTTCCTCCGGCGGCGACCTGAATGCGATGCGGCCTGATGCGGGCGGGTTGCGGGCGGGGCTGCCTGCGCAGACGCGGCGCAATTACCGGGCGGGAATCCAGCGATTGCCTTTGCTGTTCCAGGCTTTGGAATTGCCGGTGATCGCGGCGGTCAATGGCCCCGCTATCGGCGCTGGCTGCGACCTGACGTTGATGTGCGACGTCAGGATCGCGGCGGAATCGGCCAAATTCGCCGAGTCCTTCGTGAAGCTGGGCATCGTGTCGGGCGATGGCGGGGCCTGGCTGCTGCCGCGCATCGTCGGCTTTTCCAAGGCGACCGAACTGGCGCTGACCGGCGAGACCATCGACGCGCAGGAGGCGCTGCGCATCGGGCTGGTGAGCGAGGTGGTGCCGGACGCCGACCTGCTGGCGGCGGCGCGGGCCGTGGCGGACAAGATCGCCGCCAATCCGCCGCACGCGACGCGCATGACCAAGCGGCTGCTGCGCGCCGCGCAGACGGCGGAATTGAACCAGATCATGGAAATGGCGGGCGCGATGCAGGCGCTGGCCCATGCGACGGCGGATCATGACGAGGCGATAGACGCCTTTTTCGAGCGCCGGACGCCGAACTTCAAGGGAGATTAG
- the fabG gene encoding 3-oxoacyl-[acyl-carrier-protein] reductase: MFDLTGMTALVTGASGGIGSAIAKALAAQGATLALSGSNEEKLKAFAAELGGDHKILVCNLGDPAAVDALVGQAVEALGGKIDILVNNAGITRDNLILRMKDEEWSDVISVNLEAAFRLARAAAKPMMKARFGRIISITSVVGVTGNPGQANYAASKAGIIGMSKSLGQELASRGITVNCVAPGFIRSAMTDALNDAQKSAILTKIPAGDLGAGEDIGAAVVYLASKEAGYVTGQTLHVNGGMAMI; this comes from the coding sequence ATGTTCGATCTGACAGGCATGACCGCGCTGGTGACGGGCGCTTCGGGGGGTATCGGCTCCGCCATCGCGAAAGCCCTCGCCGCGCAGGGCGCCACCTTGGCCCTTTCGGGCAGCAATGAGGAGAAGCTGAAGGCCTTTGCCGCGGAACTGGGCGGGGACCACAAGATTCTGGTCTGCAACCTCGGCGATCCGGCGGCGGTCGACGCGCTGGTGGGGCAGGCGGTCGAAGCGCTGGGCGGGAAGATCGACATCCTCGTCAACAATGCGGGCATCACCCGCGACAACCTGATCCTGCGGATGAAGGATGAGGAATGGTCGGACGTGATCTCGGTCAATCTGGAGGCGGCCTTCCGCCTTGCCCGCGCCGCCGCCAAGCCGATGATGAAGGCCCGTTTCGGCCGCATCATCTCCATCACCTCCGTCGTGGGCGTCACCGGCAATCCGGGCCAGGCCAATTATGCGGCGTCGAAGGCGGGCATCATCGGCATGTCCAAGTCGCTGGGCCAGGAACTGGCGAGCCGGGGCATCACCGTGAACTGCGTCGCGCCGGGCTTCATCCGTTCGGCCATGACCGACGCGCTGAACGACGCGCAGAAAAGCGCGATCCTGACGAAGATTCCGGCGGGCGACCTGGGCGCGGGCGAGGATATCGGCGCGGCTGTGGTCTATCTCGCCAGCAAGGAAGCGGGTTACGTCACCGGCCAGACGCTGCACGTCAATGGCGGCATGGCGATGATCTGA
- a CDS encoding acyl carrier protein codes for MSETADRVKKIVVEHLGVEAEKVTEDASFIDDLGADSLDIVELVMAFEEEFGVEIPDDAAEKIATVKDAIDYIDSKQ; via the coding sequence ATGAGTGAGACCGCGGATCGCGTAAAGAAAATCGTCGTCGAGCATCTGGGCGTCGAAGCCGAAAAGGTGACCGAGGATGCGAGCTTCATCGACGATCTGGGCGCTGACAGCCTGGACATCGTCGAGCTGGTGATGGCGTTCGAGGAAGAATTCGGCGTCGAAATCCCCGACGACGCGGCGGAAAAGATCGCCACCGTCAAGGATGCCATCGATTATATCGACAGCAAGCAGTAA
- the fabD gene encoding ACP S-malonyltransferase, with product MRAFLFPGQGSQSVGMGKALADASPAAKELFQEVDDALSQHLFRIMVEGPESDLTLTENAQPAIMANALATLRVMQREGGFSLAEKGDYVAGHSLGEYSALCAAEAFDIGTTAKLLKLRGRAMQAAVPVGEGAMAALLGADIEKAQALADAAAEGEVCTVANDNDPTQVVISGHRGAIERAVALVKDHGIKRGVLLPVSAPFHCPLMQPAAEAMEEALGKAAIGTPLLPVYANVLASAIADPEEIKLRLVEQVTGRVRWRESVAAMWDAGVTEFVELGGKVLGPMVKRIAPDATVRSIVTMDDIEAALGAL from the coding sequence ATGAGGGCATTTCTTTTTCCGGGGCAGGGCAGCCAGTCGGTGGGCATGGGCAAGGCGTTGGCCGACGCCAGCCCGGCCGCGAAGGAGCTGTTTCAGGAGGTCGACGACGCCCTGTCGCAGCATCTGTTCCGCATCATGGTGGAGGGGCCGGAAAGCGACCTGACGCTGACGGAGAATGCCCAGCCCGCGATCATGGCCAATGCGCTGGCGACCCTGCGCGTGATGCAGAGGGAGGGCGGTTTTTCGCTGGCGGAAAAGGGCGATTATGTCGCCGGGCACAGCCTTGGCGAATATAGCGCGCTCTGCGCGGCGGAGGCGTTCGACATCGGCACCACGGCGAAGCTGCTGAAGCTGCGCGGGCGGGCGATGCAGGCCGCCGTGCCGGTGGGCGAAGGCGCGATGGCGGCTCTGCTGGGCGCGGATATCGAAAAGGCGCAGGCACTGGCCGACGCTGCCGCCGAGGGCGAGGTGTGCACCGTCGCCAACGACAATGACCCGACCCAGGTGGTGATTTCTGGGCATCGCGGGGCCATCGAGCGCGCGGTGGCGCTGGTCAAGGACCATGGCATCAAGCGCGGCGTGCTGCTGCCGGTGTCGGCGCCCTTCCACTGCCCGCTGATGCAGCCCGCCGCCGAGGCGATGGAGGAAGCGCTGGGCAAGGCGGCGATCGGCACGCCGCTGCTGCCGGTCTATGCCAATGTGCTGGCGAGCGCGATTGCCGATCCGGAAGAGATCAAGCTGCGGCTGGTGGAGCAGGTGACGGGCCGGGTCCGCTGGCGCGAATCCGTCGCGGCGATGTGGGACGCGGGCGTGACCGAATTCGTCGAACTGGGCGGCAAGGTGCTGGGACCGATGGTCAAGCGCATCGCGCCCGACGCCACCGTGCGCAGCATCGTGACGATGGACGATATAGAGGCCGCGCTGGGCGCGCTGTGA
- a CDS encoding efflux transporter outer membrane subunit: protein MTEYKEKVRYRFGWITGTALVLSGCAAGPDYRAPAPAALGVPAAYIQGAGAPLDEAELAAWWTRLDDPALSGLIDRAIAHNLDIVQAQARLRQARESLRQARAAFLPQVNGSASGGRNYSSRDAGGRLDPSGNPIGGGGSNWSSSYSVGANASWQVDLFGELSRSAEAARADLAASGYDLANVRATIVSELVTNYVQARLAQEQLRIARETQAIQQDNYNIASWRLQAGLVSSLDAEQARAQLAQTNATVPQLEASLRGSLNRIAVLTGQAPGEATRSLETPAPIPAAPAQIATGIPADTLRQRPDVRSAERALAAATARIGVAQAQLYPSLGISGNIGTTSNSFKDLFSLVTGGVFANVAQVIFDGGRLASQVRSQRAATDAAFAAYKQAVLSALEDVENAMVSLSSARARKAEFATAYEASNNAAILARSQYQAGLIDFQTLSQSENSLLNARNSLAGAQSDEVLGLAQLYNALGGGWQNMENRPND, encoded by the coding sequence ATGACGGAGTATAAGGAAAAGGTGCGATATCGCTTTGGATGGATCACGGGAACCGCGTTGGTCCTGTCGGGCTGCGCGGCCGGCCCCGATTATCGCGCCCCCGCCCCCGCAGCGCTCGGCGTGCCGGCGGCCTATATCCAGGGCGCCGGCGCTCCGCTGGACGAGGCGGAACTGGCCGCCTGGTGGACGCGGCTCGACGATCCGGCGCTGAGCGGCCTCATCGACCGGGCCATCGCCCATAATCTGGACATCGTGCAGGCGCAGGCGCGCCTTCGCCAGGCGCGGGAATCGCTGCGGCAGGCAAGGGCCGCCTTCCTGCCGCAGGTGAACGGATCGGCCAGCGGCGGGCGCAACTACAGCAGCCGGGATGCGGGCGGCCGGCTGGACCCCAGCGGCAATCCGATCGGCGGCGGCGGCTCCAACTGGTCGAGCAGCTATTCGGTGGGCGCCAATGCAAGCTGGCAGGTCGACCTGTTCGGCGAGCTTTCCCGTTCGGCGGAGGCTGCGCGGGCCGATCTTGCCGCTTCCGGATACGACCTCGCCAATGTGCGTGCGACGATCGTCTCCGAACTCGTCACCAACTATGTGCAGGCGCGCCTGGCGCAGGAGCAGTTGCGCATCGCGCGCGAGACGCAGGCGATCCAGCAGGACAATTACAATATCGCCAGCTGGCGGCTTCAGGCGGGCCTGGTTTCCTCGCTGGACGCAGAGCAGGCGCGGGCGCAACTGGCGCAGACCAACGCGACCGTGCCCCAGCTTGAGGCGAGCCTTCGGGGCAGCCTCAACCGCATCGCAGTGCTGACGGGGCAGGCGCCCGGCGAAGCGACCCGGAGCCTTGAAACCCCCGCCCCGATCCCCGCCGCGCCCGCGCAGATCGCCACCGGCATCCCCGCCGACACGCTGCGCCAGCGGCCGGACGTGCGCTCGGCCGAACGGGCGCTGGCCGCCGCAACGGCGCGCATCGGCGTGGCGCAGGCGCAGCTTTATCCCTCATTGGGCATCAGCGGCAATATCGGCACGACCTCCAACAGCTTCAAAGACCTGTTCAGCCTGGTCACCGGCGGCGTCTTCGCCAATGTGGCGCAGGTCATCTTCGACGGCGGACGCCTCGCCTCGCAGGTCCGTTCGCAACGGGCGGCGACCGACGCCGCCTTCGCCGCCTACAAGCAGGCGGTGCTGTCCGCTCTGGAGGATGTGGAGAATGCCATGGTGTCGCTGTCGAGCGCCCGCGCCCGCAAGGCGGAGTTCGCGACCGCCTATGAAGCGTCGAACAACGCCGCGATCCTGGCGCGCAGCCAGTATCAGGCGGGCCTGATCGATTTCCAGACGCTTTCCCAGAGCGAGAACAGCCTTTTGAATGCGCGCAACAGCCTTGCCGGCGCGCAATCCGACGAAGTCCTTGGCCTGGCCCAGCTCTACAATGCGCTGGGCGGCGGCTGGCAGAATATGGAAAACCGTCCCAATGACTAA
- the mltG gene encoding endolytic transglycosylase MltG — MRRLGFGIVLIGLAVAAFVAFRFVHGWTETGPAMKDITLVVPEGSTIADAAILLKQKGAVRSADAFLTRAKVFGRGKSIKAGEFLIPKGASNSDIFRILQGGRTLTRLITIPEGMPSILVHERLMANEELTGEIPVPEEGSVLPDSYAFDKGEGRAAVLKRMQDAMSKALAKMWAERAPNTVAKTPREAIILASIVEKETAVPSERPTVAGVYGNRLKARMMLQADPTIIYPITKGKPLGRRIRKSEIAAVNDYNTYAMIGLPKGPIANPGRLSILAVLHPAETKALYFVADGKGGHIFADTLQEHNDNVRKWFEIRRARGEL, encoded by the coding sequence ATGCGGCGGCTTGGCTTTGGCATAGTGCTGATCGGCCTGGCCGTCGCGGCGTTCGTAGCGTTCCGCTTCGTCCATGGCTGGACCGAAACCGGCCCGGCGATGAAGGACATCACGCTGGTCGTGCCGGAAGGTTCGACCATCGCGGACGCAGCCATTCTCCTGAAACAAAAGGGGGCGGTGCGCTCGGCCGACGCTTTCCTCACGCGGGCCAAGGTCTTCGGCCGCGGCAAGTCGATCAAGGCGGGCGAATTCCTGATCCCCAAGGGCGCCAGCAATTCCGATATTTTCCGCATCCTCCAGGGCGGCAGGACGCTGACCCGGCTGATCACCATACCGGAAGGCATGCCCTCCATATTGGTGCATGAGCGGTTGATGGCGAATGAGGAACTGACCGGCGAGATTCCTGTGCCGGAGGAAGGCAGCGTGCTGCCCGACAGCTATGCCTTCGACAAGGGCGAAGGCCGGGCGGCAGTGCTGAAGCGGATGCAGGATGCCATGAGCAAGGCGCTCGCCAAGATGTGGGCGGAGCGGGCGCCGAACACGGTCGCGAAAACGCCCAGGGAAGCCATTATCCTTGCCAGCATCGTCGAAAAGGAAACGGCGGTGCCTTCGGAACGGCCGACCGTTGCGGGGGTTTACGGCAATCGCCTGAAGGCGCGCATGATGTTGCAGGCCGATCCGACGATCATCTATCCGATCACCAAGGGCAAGCCCCTGGGCCGACGGATCAGGAAATCCGAAATCGCGGCGGTCAACGACTATAACACCTATGCGATGATCGGCCTGCCCAAGGGACCGATCGCCAATCCGGGCCGCCTGTCGATCCTGGCGGTGCTGCACCCGGCGGAAACGAAGGCGCTCTACTTCGTCGCGGACGGGAAGGGCGGCCATATCTTCGCGGACACGCTGCAAGAGCATAATGACAATGTGCGCAAATGGTTCGAAATCCGGCGGGCGAGGGGGGAGCTTTGA
- the trpE gene encoding anthranilate synthase component I has product MDGMESARKALAAGRSALVWRRQIADTDTPISAALKLFEADRGDFLLESVEGGAVRGRHSLIGLAPDLVFRAQGHAAEINRQWATDRQAFVPEGAYALDALRALVAECRAELDPALPAALACLVGYFGYETVGLVEKLPRPPENSIALPDMLFVRPTVILVFDRLADALFLVAPVWKGSFADADRAVEQALERIDAVAAKLAAPLPAPAAPAEIADVAVTPVLEPGRYAAMVEKAKDYIVAGDIFQVVLAQRFTSPFTLPPIALYRALRRINPSPFLYYLDLPGFALIGSSPEILVRARDGEVTIRPIAGTRPRGRNAVEDAANRESLLADPKERAEHLMLLDLGRNDVGRVATAGSVTVTDSYSVEFYSHVMHIVSNVVGRLAPDKDALDALFAGFPAGTVSGAPKVRACEIIAELEPETRGAYAGGVGYFGPDGNMDSCIVLRTAVLKDGVMHVQAGAGIVADSTAEYEQRECEAKSGALLAAAREAVALARESGFGQ; this is encoded by the coding sequence ATGGACGGCATGGAAAGCGCGCGCAAGGCACTGGCGGCGGGTCGATCCGCGCTGGTGTGGCGGCGCCAGATCGCCGACACCGACACGCCGATTTCCGCGGCGCTCAAATTGTTCGAGGCCGACCGTGGCGACTTCCTGCTGGAATCGGTCGAGGGCGGCGCGGTGCGGGGCCGTCACAGCCTGATCGGCCTGGCCCCCGACCTCGTCTTCCGGGCGCAGGGCCATGCGGCGGAGATCAACCGGCAATGGGCGACCGACCGGCAGGCCTTCGTGCCGGAAGGCGCCTACGCGCTGGATGCTTTGCGGGCGCTGGTGGCGGAATGCCGGGCGGAACTCGACCCGGCGCTGCCCGCCGCTCTGGCCTGCCTGGTCGGCTATTTCGGCTACGAGACGGTCGGGCTGGTGGAAAAGCTGCCGCGTCCGCCTGAAAATTCTATCGCTCTGCCGGACATGCTGTTCGTGCGGCCGACCGTCATATTGGTGTTCGACCGGCTGGCCGACGCGCTGTTCCTGGTCGCGCCGGTGTGGAAGGGCAGCTTTGCCGATGCCGACCGCGCCGTCGAGCAGGCGCTGGAGCGGATCGATGCGGTCGCCGCGAAGCTGGCGGCCCCCCTGCCCGCGCCGGCCGCCCCGGCCGAGATCGCCGATGTCGCGGTGACGCCGGTGCTGGAGCCGGGCCGCTACGCCGCGATGGTCGAGAAGGCGAAGGATTATATCGTCGCGGGCGACATTTTTCAGGTGGTGCTGGCGCAGCGCTTCACCAGCCCGTTCACCCTGCCGCCGATTGCGCTTTACCGGGCGTTGCGGCGGATCAATCCCTCGCCCTTCCTTTATTATCTCGACCTGCCCGGCTTTGCGCTGATCGGGTCGAGTCCGGAAATATTGGTTCGGGCGCGGGACGGCGAGGTCACGATCAGGCCCATCGCCGGCACCCGCCCACGCGGCCGGAATGCCGTCGAGGACGCCGCCAACCGCGAAAGCCTGCTGGCCGATCCCAAGGAACGAGCAGAGCATCTGATGCTGCTCGACCTGGGGCGCAACGATGTGGGACGGGTGGCGACGGCGGGCAGCGTGACCGTGACGGACAGCTATAGCGTCGAATTCTACAGCCATGTGATGCATATCGTGTCGAACGTGGTGGGACGGCTGGCTCCCGACAAGGACGCGCTCGACGCCTTGTTCGCGGGCTTTCCGGCAGGGACCGTATCGGGAGCGCCCAAGGTGCGCGCCTGCGAGATCATCGCGGAACTGGAGCCGGAAACGCGGGGGGCCTATGCCGGGGGCGTCGGCTATTTCGGGCCGGACGGCAATATGGATAGCTGCATCGTGCTGCGCACCGCCGTGCTCAAGGACGGGGTGATGCATGTGCAGGCAGGGGCCGGCATCGTCGCGGATTCGACCGCGGAATATGAACAGCGGGAGTGCGAGGCGAAAAGCGGCGCATTGCTCGCCGCCGCGCGGGAAGCGGTGGCGTTGGCGCGCGAGTCGGGGTTTGGGCAGTAG